In one window of Nakamurella alba DNA:
- a CDS encoding glycoside hydrolase family 2 protein, with product MDHRALHTGWELVDAPGGPVPATVPGCVHTDLLAAGRIPDPYLGTNETALTWIGDRDWTYRRVFDVPSHHSPARHGFDSDQAHGRGRGAGAAETVPPRRDLVFDGLDTIAEISVDGEHLAGTANQHRRYRLPVDDLAPGPHTLQVRFSSARAHGEAERERLGHRPGAYTAPYQYLRKSACNFGWDWGPDVVTAGIWRPVALETWSTARLSAVRPVATVHGATGTVLVHVSVEHADPQAPSNDLQLRVTLDRHTTVTPVAGSRAEISVTAEDVELWWPHDLGGQPLYPLSVELLHRGAVLDTARHRIGFRTVELDTTPDAIGAAFRFVVNGVPVWIRGANWIPDDCFPSRMTTDRLESRIDQAVGAHLNLLRVWGGGLYESDEFYRLCDEKGVLVWQDFLFACAAYPEEEPLRSEVLAEARDNVTRLMPHPSLALWNGNNENLWGHEEWGWQDDLGDRTWGAGYYHELLPAVVAELDPARPYCPGSPWSPAGVPANADSHGPRHIWDVWNEKDYTAYRDVVPRFAAEFGYQAPPTATTLHRALPGDPLLPDSPGMIAHQKAIDGNLKLARGAEPHLPEAVDDADAWLYLMQVQQAEAIRFGIEHLRSHRDVCGGAIVWQLNDCWPVTSWSAIDGDGRRKLLWYALRDTCAPRLLTVQPRAGALAAVAVNESRAEWSDEIVVQRTDLIGNLQARWTARVTVPALSGHELALPEELITPGDAEREVLLVRTAGHRAAHFFVPDKDLRLPDPGITVQTGRDGDDLVLRVAARRYARHVAVFADRLAPGAVADSALFDLVPGERRTVRIRGAAGVREAVTGAPVLRHLAGINRAVRDPGRSSVPAAALPMPAGR from the coding sequence ATGGACCACCGCGCACTCCACACCGGCTGGGAGCTGGTCGACGCCCCCGGCGGCCCGGTGCCGGCGACCGTGCCCGGCTGCGTGCACACCGACCTGCTGGCAGCGGGCCGCATCCCGGACCCGTACCTCGGGACCAACGAGACGGCGCTCACCTGGATCGGGGACCGGGACTGGACCTACCGCAGGGTGTTCGACGTCCCCTCGCACCACTCACCGGCCCGGCACGGCTTCGACAGCGATCAGGCGCACGGGCGAGGACGAGGAGCGGGCGCCGCCGAGACCGTCCCGCCACGACGCGACCTGGTCTTCGACGGACTCGACACCATCGCCGAGATCTCCGTGGACGGAGAGCATCTCGCCGGCACGGCGAACCAGCACCGCCGCTACCGGCTGCCGGTGGACGATCTGGCTCCCGGCCCGCACACGCTGCAGGTCCGGTTCTCCTCCGCCCGGGCGCACGGGGAGGCGGAGCGGGAGCGACTCGGCCACCGACCGGGCGCCTACACCGCGCCGTACCAGTACCTGCGCAAGTCCGCCTGCAACTTCGGCTGGGACTGGGGCCCGGATGTGGTGACGGCCGGCATCTGGCGGCCGGTCGCCCTCGAGACCTGGTCCACCGCAAGGCTGTCCGCCGTCCGGCCGGTGGCCACCGTCCACGGGGCGACCGGCACCGTGCTCGTCCACGTGTCGGTCGAGCACGCGGATCCACAGGCACCGTCCAACGACCTGCAGCTGCGCGTCACCCTCGACCGCCACACCACAGTCACTCCGGTCGCCGGCAGCAGAGCCGAGATCAGCGTGACGGCCGAGGATGTCGAGCTGTGGTGGCCGCACGACCTGGGCGGGCAACCGCTGTACCCGCTCAGCGTCGAGCTGCTGCACCGCGGTGCGGTACTCGACACCGCGCGCCACCGGATCGGTTTCCGGACGGTCGAGCTCGACACCACGCCGGATGCGATCGGCGCGGCATTCCGGTTCGTCGTCAACGGCGTCCCGGTGTGGATCCGGGGGGCCAACTGGATCCCGGACGACTGCTTCCCGTCCCGGATGACCACGGATCGGCTGGAGTCCCGGATCGACCAGGCGGTCGGCGCCCACCTGAACCTGCTGCGCGTGTGGGGCGGCGGGCTCTACGAGTCCGACGAGTTCTACCGGCTGTGCGACGAGAAGGGCGTGCTGGTGTGGCAGGACTTCCTGTTCGCCTGCGCCGCCTACCCGGAGGAGGAGCCGCTGCGCAGCGAGGTGCTCGCCGAGGCCCGGGACAACGTCACCCGGCTGATGCCGCACCCCTCGCTGGCGCTGTGGAACGGCAACAACGAGAACCTGTGGGGGCACGAGGAGTGGGGCTGGCAGGACGATCTCGGTGACCGGACCTGGGGCGCGGGCTACTACCACGAGCTGCTGCCGGCGGTCGTCGCCGAGCTTGATCCTGCTCGGCCGTACTGCCCGGGCAGTCCGTGGTCACCGGCCGGCGTCCCGGCCAACGCCGACAGCCACGGCCCGCGCCACATCTGGGACGTGTGGAACGAGAAGGACTACACCGCCTACCGGGACGTGGTGCCGCGGTTCGCGGCCGAGTTCGGTTACCAGGCACCGCCGACGGCGACGACACTGCACCGGGCACTGCCCGGCGACCCGTTGCTGCCCGACTCCCCCGGCATGATCGCCCACCAGAAGGCGATCGACGGGAACCTCAAGCTGGCCCGCGGCGCCGAGCCGCACCTGCCGGAGGCGGTCGACGATGCCGACGCCTGGCTGTATCTCATGCAGGTGCAGCAGGCGGAGGCGATCCGGTTCGGCATCGAGCACCTCCGCTCGCACCGGGACGTCTGCGGCGGCGCGATCGTCTGGCAGTTGAACGACTGCTGGCCGGTGACGTCGTGGTCGGCGATCGACGGGGACGGGCGGCGCAAGCTGCTCTGGTACGCGCTGCGGGACACCTGCGCCCCGCGGTTGCTCACCGTGCAACCACGAGCGGGTGCGCTCGCTGCCGTGGCCGTCAACGAGAGCCGCGCCGAATGGTCCGACGAGATCGTCGTCCAGCGCACGGATCTGATCGGGAACCTGCAGGCGAGGTGGACGGCGCGGGTGACCGTTCCCGCGCTGTCCGGGCACGAGCTGGCGCTGCCGGAGGAGCTGATCACACCCGGCGATGCGGAGCGGGAGGTGCTGCTCGTCCGGACCGCCGGGCATCGCGCGGCCCACTTCTTCGTCCCGGACAAGGATCTGCGGCTGCCGGACCCGGGGATCACCGTGCAGACCGGACGGGACGGCGACGACCTGGTGCTGCGGGTCGCCGCCCGGCGGTACGCCCGGCACGTCGCCGTGTTCGCCGACCGGTTGGCACCGGGGGCGGTCGCCGACTCGGCGCTGTTCGACCTGGTCCCTGGCGAGCGCCGGACCGTACGGATCCGCGGCGCCGCCGGGGTCCGGGAGGCCGTCACCGGAGCGCCGGTCCTGCGCCACCTGGCCGGGATCAACCGGGCAGTGCGGGATCCCGGTCGAAGTTCCGTTCCCGCCGCGGCACTGCCCATGCCAGCAGGGCGCTGA